In Anaerolineae bacterium, the sequence GGAAACATCCGTTAATCAACTTGCAGCGGGCCTTGAACGCCAACTTGCCGGATGACGTGGCCATCACCGATTTAAAAATTGTCGCTCCTGATTTTCAGCCCCGCTTCAGGGCGTTGAGCCGCTCGTATCGGTATACCGTTATTAACCGGTGTTGGCCCAGTGTTTTGCAGCGCCGCTATGTGTATCACGTGCGTGAAAAGCTGAACCTGGCGGCGATGAACCAGGCCGGTGGCTATTTGCTGGGGGTCCATGATTTTGCCTCGTTTGGCAAACCGCCCCAAGGTGAAGTTACCATCCGTGAAATAACGCAGGCCGAGTGGGTGGAAGAGGGTGACCGGCTGGTGTTTGTCATAACGGCCAATGCTTTTTTGTATCGGATGGTCAGAACTATTGTGGGCACGTTGCTAGAGATTGGCCTGGGGCGATTGGCCG encodes:
- the truA gene encoding tRNA pseudouridine(38-40) synthase TruA, with the translated sequence MTPQHRYRATVEYDGTDFLGYQIQATGRTVQGELEKSLEKVTGTAIRIDGAGRTDAGVHATGQVIAFNAVWKHPLINLQRALNANLPDDVAITDLKIVAPDFQPRFRALSRSYRYTVINRCWPSVLQRRYVYHVREKLNLAAMNQAGGYLLGVHDFASFGKPPQGEVTIREITQAEWVEEGDRLVFVITANAFLYRMVRTIVGTLLEIGLGRLAVAEMKQILEARDLTRSAAPAPAQGLCLVRVTYPDEVERDKG